Genomic window ([Eubacterium] hominis):
AAGTACAATTCGTTAATTTAAATATGTTTTTTATTTGTTTGTGCATTTTATTACTTTTACCTTTATTTGGAAGTATAGAAATGAATTTAAATGTCTTTAATAATCCGCTATATCTTATTGTTTCAGCATTTGTTGGTATGTACGTTGTTTTCTTTATTGCAAAGAAATTAGAAAAGATTAATCTAATAAATAAACTTTTTTCAGATATTGGTAAGTTCTCTTTTGAAATAATGGCTCTTCAATTTTTTTCGTTTAAACTAGGAGCCATTATAGTTGGTGTTTCACCTTCTGGCTTAACACCAAAAGCTGATAACTTTTTATTGGTAGTATATTATTTTTTATTTGGAATTATGTGTCCAATTTTTATTGGTAGACTGATCAAAAAAGTAATTGAAATTAAAAAAGGAGGCATAAAATGGAAAAAATATCAATCATAATTCCTGCTTACAATACAGAAAAATTTATTAGTAGGTGCGTAAATTGTTTTATTGAGCAAACGTATTCAAATATAGAAATAATCCTTGTTGATGATGGTTCAACAGATGAAACAGCTAAATTATGTGATCAGTTTCAAAATAAAGATTCGAGGATCGTAGTAATACATAAAGAAAACGGTGGTCCTTCTGATGCAAGGAATGTTGGAATAGATAACGCTTCTGGGGATTTAATTACTTTTTTTGATTCTGATGATTACGTTGAAAAAAATTATATAGAGTATCTTTACAATATTTTAATAAAGTATAATACGCAAATTTCAGCTTGTGCATACAACATCTCAGATGAAAATAATTCGATATTATTTAAAATACAAGGAAAAAAAAGTGAAGAATGTATTTCTAAAACAGAATTTATTAGAAGAATGCTAGTGGAAGATGGTATTACAGTTTCTCCATGTTTTAAGTTATTTAGGAGCGGCTTATTAAAAAATGTTAGATTTCCAAAAGGAAAATTATTTGAAGATAATGGTACAACATACAAGATGATAGATAACTGCAAAACGGATATTGCTTATGGAAACGGAGCTTATTGCTATTATGTGATGCGTTCTAATTCGCAAATGAGAAGTGATTTTAATATAAAAAAAAATGGACATGATTGAATTAACAGATGAAATGTGTGATTATCTCTGTATTCATTATCCAACTTTAAAAGATCCAATATTACGTCGAAGAATTTACTCAAGATTTAATATCTTAAGGCAACTGACTTATTACGACAACACTACAAAAGATATTAGATTGGAGATTACTAAATATATTCTTGATAATTTTCATTTTATATTAACCAATAAATGTGTGCCATATAGAGATAAAATTGCAGCAGTACTTTTATTTATCAATCCAAGATTATTTTTTAACGCATGGGCTCTATATAGAAAGGTAAAATATGGAAAGTAAATCTATTAAATTTTACATATATTGTACTTTAGCTTTTATATATTTTATTCCAATTGAATTAATTTTTGGAGTATGGAATTCGGCTCCTTATCATTTGTACACTTGTTTAATGGGAATGGTATACTTCGTTAATATGATTCGTAAAGGGAAAATAAAAAAAACTACTTTAGCATTATGGATGGGTATTATTTTAATTTGTTTTTATACCAAAAAATTTGGGTTTCTTGATTTATTATTGATACCAATAGTTGATGATTTAATAAATAATAAAAATAGAGTAAATGCGATATTAAAAAAGAATAAATTAGTTTACCTTGCGCTTTTTTTTAGCTTTATTTATACGATTATTTATAATAAAGTTGGCTTTAATGGTAGGGGGGCAGATGCTGGGTCTGGATTTATGACTTGTACGGCATTAGGAGAGGTAAATCTTGCGGGGCTTTCAATATTTTTATTATATGGTTTAGCAAAAAACAAATATAAGTATTTATCAAAGATTATACTTATATTTGGAATTTTTACATTTTCAAGATCTTATTTTTTAGCAATTATCTGTATAATCTTATGCAGTACTAGATTAGTAAATAAATTAATAGAAAAACTTATTAGAAAGCTATCATATATAAATTTGACATTAATTTCATCAGTTTTTATGTTTGGCTTAGCTATATTGCAGATTAGTGTTTTTTTAAATAATAGAATTGTTGCAATGCAACTTAATTCTGGTTTTGCAAGAATGTTTCAACTTAATGATTATTCAAATTTTTACAGAATGCTAGCAATATTTATTGTAGTTGCAATTTACGTATATTATCCAAAATTTCTATTAGTCGGAATAACAGATGATGAATATTTATTATATGGAAGAGAAATAGCTAATAATTTAAATGTTCCCTTTATTGGAATTGGTCCTCATAATTTATTTTTTTCGCATTTAAAAATATATGGAATTGGGGTTGTATTTGAAGTGTTTTTTATTTCGAAATATTTAAAAAAAATTGTAAATAAAAATAATTTTGGCTTTTTTATAGCTGTATTATTGTATGCAATAGTTATGGGAAGCGGTTTTAACAACTGGTGGTTATTTTTAATTACAATTGTATTGATTGTAAATGAAAAGTGACAAGGAGATGGCAAAAATCATGGAATTAGTAAGTGTAATAATGAGCACATTTAATGAACCAATTTCTTATATAGAAAAAAGTATTGAGTCAATATTAAATCAAACATATGGTAACATACAGCTTATATTGATTAATGATAATCCAAATAGAAAAGATCTAGCTGATTTTTTATATGAGATGTCAAAAAAATATAATAATATCAAATATTTGATAAACAAAGAAAATCTAGGATTAGTTAAATCCTTGAATAAAGGAATAGATGTAGCTGATGGATTTTATATAGCTCGTATGGATGCTGATGATATTTCGAAAAATGAAAGAATTTCTGTTCAAATTGAATTTTTAAAAAGTAATAATTTAGATTTAGTTGGATCAAATGTGATTAAAATTGATGAAAATGAAAATGAAATTGGCTTTATAAATGTTCCAACAAAAAATAATGAGATAATTAAACTTAACGAATATGGTTCCTGTATTCTTCATCCAACATGGTTAGGAAAAAAATCTGTTTTTAAAGATCTAAATGGTTATAGAAATATATTTTCTTGTGAAGATTATGATTTTATTACTCGAGCAATTAGAAATAATTATAAATTAGGAAATGTTAATAAATGCTTGTTAAAGTATAGGATTAGAAAAGATGGAATATCTATTTCATCCGAAGCAAGACAAAAATTGTTGATGTACTTTATTTCTTGTAATAGATATATTATTGATGAAATTGATATACAAGATATTGAAAATTATATTAATTCTGATGGATATAAAAAAGATTATAGAATGATTAATAATTTCATAATAGAAAAGAATAAATTGCTAACGAGTTGTAATTATTTATATTTATTTAAAATTATTTTAAATAAATATTTTTATAAAAGTATGCGAGCAAAAATAAAACTAAAACGTTTTTGATTGAATTAGTAGGAAGGAAATTTATGAATTTATCTTTATTATTATATAGAATTTTTAGAGATAAAAATATCTCTATTTTGAAAAAAAGAAAGTTTTATCAATTTGGAAGTAATTCTAATATTAAAAAACCGTATTATCAGCTGTCGGGAATTGATAAAATAAAGATTGGAAATAATGTCACAATTATGAAAAATTGTAGGCTAGCAGTTTATGGCAATGGGTTAAATGAATGTATAACAATTGGAAATGATTGTTATATTGGATTTGGATTATCTGTATTAGCTGATGCAAAAGGAAAAGTGAATATTGGAAATCAGGTATTAATCGCATCTAATGTTTTAATTACAAATGAAGAACATGGTATTGAACCAGAATCAGAAATCTCGTATATGGATCAAAAATTATCGTGTAAAAACGTAATAATTGATGATGGTTGCTGGATAGGAGAAAAAGTGTGTATATTGCCAGGGGTACGTATAGGTAAAAAATCTATTATTGGAGCAGGGGCAATAGTTACGAAATCTATACCAGATTATTCGATAGCAGTTGGAAACCCTGCAAGAGTAATTAAATATTATAATTTCGATAAAAAGAGATGGGAGAGTGCTAGATGAAAAAAATGGATAAAGATGTTATATATGTTCCACTTCAGGGGCGTATAGGCAATCAATTATTTCAATATGCTATTGCAAGAAGAATACAAATTGAAAAAGGTAAAAATGCAAAAATTATAATGGATGATTCTGATGTTTTGCGCTGTAAATGGGAAAACTCACTAGCATATTATAATTTACCAAATGTTGAATATGTACATGATAGTATTACAAAAAAAACATTTGTTTTTAGTCACCAAGCTATTTTAAGAAATATATATAAAGTCTTAACCAAATATATGAATTATAAATCTAAATTTGCATTTGAGAAAAAAATACAATTTTTTATTAATAAATTAGGAGTCGCATTATGTGAAAATGGCTATATTGACTTTGATTTAGATTATTCAAAACCGATTTACCTAGAAGGATACTTTCAATCGGAAAAATATTTTAAAAATTATTATTTTGATATCAAAAATATAATAACAGATAATTTTCATGATCAGTTAAATGAATATCCCGAAATAGATAAAATTCGTAGAAGGAATACAGTGTGTATTAGTGTGAAAATAGAACACAATGTTGGAAATTCGATTTTTAGCGTTTGTGGAATTGATTATTGGAAGAAAGCTATAGAGTATATTATGAAAAATGTTGAGAATCCATTGTTTTTTATTTGCTCAGACAATGTTTCTTATGTTTTGGATAATTTAATTGACACTAATAAATATGATTATGTAGTACAAGATAAGAATTCTCCAGTTTTCTTATCATTAGCTGCCATGGCAGAGTGTAAACACTTTATTATAGGGAATACAACCTTTGGCTGGTGGGCACAATATTTGTCAGAATTTGAGAATAAAATGGTAATTGCACCATCGAAATGGATGGCTATTGATATGCCGATAGATATATATCAAAATAATTGGATTCTAATAGAAGTTTAGACGAGGAGGAATATTTA
Coding sequences:
- a CDS encoding glycosyltransferase family 2 protein, with the protein product MEKISIIIPAYNTEKFISRCVNCFIEQTYSNIEIILVDDGSTDETAKLCDQFQNKDSRIVVIHKENGGPSDARNVGIDNASGDLITFFDSDDYVEKNYIEYLYNILIKYNTQISACAYNISDENNSILFKIQGKKSEECISKTEFIRRMLVEDGITVSPCFKLFRSGLLKNVRFPKGKLFEDNGTTYKMIDNCKTDIAYGNGAYCYYVMRSNSQMRSDFNIKKNGHD
- a CDS encoding glycosyltransferase — its product is MELVSVIMSTFNEPISYIEKSIESILNQTYGNIQLILINDNPNRKDLADFLYEMSKKYNNIKYLINKENLGLVKSLNKGIDVADGFYIARMDADDISKNERISVQIEFLKSNNLDLVGSNVIKIDENENEIGFINVPTKNNEIIKLNEYGSCILHPTWLGKKSVFKDLNGYRNIFSCEDYDFITRAIRNNYKLGNVNKCLLKYRIRKDGISISSEARQKLLMYFISCNRYIIDEIDIQDIENYINSDGYKKDYRMINNFIIEKNKLLTSCNYLYLFKIILNKYFYKSMRAKIKLKRF
- a CDS encoding acetyltransferase (WbbJ; catalyzes the transfer of the O-acetyl moiety to the O antigen; part of the lipopolysaccharide biosynthetic pathway), with product MNLSLLLYRIFRDKNISILKKRKFYQFGSNSNIKKPYYQLSGIDKIKIGNNVTIMKNCRLAVYGNGLNECITIGNDCYIGFGLSVLADAKGKVNIGNQVLIASNVLITNEEHGIEPESEISYMDQKLSCKNVIIDDGCWIGEKVCILPGVRIGKKSIIGAGAIVTKSIPDYSIAVGNPARVIKYYNFDKKRWESAR
- a CDS encoding alpha-1,2-fucosyltransferase, whose amino-acid sequence is MKKMDKDVIYVPLQGRIGNQLFQYAIARRIQIEKGKNAKIIMDDSDVLRCKWENSLAYYNLPNVEYVHDSITKKTFVFSHQAILRNIYKVLTKYMNYKSKFAFEKKIQFFINKLGVALCENGYIDFDLDYSKPIYLEGYFQSEKYFKNYYFDIKNIITDNFHDQLNEYPEIDKIRRRNTVCISVKIEHNVGNSIFSVCGIDYWKKAIEYIMKNVENPLFFICSDNVSYVLDNLIDTNKYDYVVQDKNSPVFLSLAAMAECKHFIIGNTTFGWWAQYLSEFENKMVIAPSKWMAIDMPIDIYQNNWILIEV